The following is a genomic window from Ciconia boyciana chromosome 24, ASM3463844v1, whole genome shotgun sequence.
TGGAAATGCTGTgcaagcccagcccagccgtgAGCTGATGAGGAGGTCAGGGGAGCGGAGAGCAGACTGGAGACCTTCATACCCATCCAAAAGCTCCTTTCCTGGAATCAGCCTGCAGGTGAGTGCTGGCTATCTAAAAAGTGCCTGAATGCTGTGACTTCTCCAtcattccttctgcttctttattATCTTTAGGCAATCTCTGCATCTTGCAATTTCCACTTTCAACAGGGAatcctgcctcccctcctgtTGATTTTCTGCAGACATGCTGGTATCCaggatggagagagaagagagggagacCCCGGCCAATGACGTGGAGGAGATGAGTGGAAGAGGTGAGTTTttagaagggaagaggaggggaaactGTCCTCTcttgaggagaaaaatgcatcctgcttctgctgtggAAGAGCTATTTAGGGCCAAAGCATCTGGCGGTTGTCCCAGCCTAGGCTTGTCATGGGGTTGAGACTGGGTGGCTGCAACACCCCCAGCTGAATTCCTCGTGCTGTagacccaccaccaccaccaaagaCACCTGAGCTGCCATGCTTGGCTCCCTCCATTGCCCACAAAAACAGGAATTTGGGGTCTTGGCATAATGTCTCTCACACTGGTTTGTGCCCAGATGTGCCCGTTTCACTCTTGCAGCACTAGAGACACCCAGGCTCAGGCCCAGGTGTCTGCAGAGCAGATGCTCACCCTTCCACTCAGGTGCATCCTCCTCCAGGAGACTGGGGTCTCCTTGGGCAGGGACCGCATGGAAGctcctggagcaggagcaggggcaggatCAGGGCAGCACTGAGGCTGGGGCAGTCCAGCACGAGTGGGTTTCCCACCCCACACTGGACATCTctgggcagaggaaaggaaattgCCCTGTCCTTTCTCTTGCTGGGGTGGATGCAGCCCCAATGCACCTCTGGGGCTGCCTGTCCTGAGCAGCttctcctctgtccccagccaaTGTGACCCTGGACCCAGACACTGCCAACCCCTTCCTCATCCTGGCTGGTGACCAGAGAGGCGTGGGACGGGGAGACGAGTGGACCTCGCTGCCC
Proteins encoded in this region:
- the LOC140643745 gene encoding E3 ubiquitin-protein ligase TRIM11-like isoform X4 — its product is MLVSRMEREERETPANDVEEMSGRANVTLDPDTANPFLILAGDQRGVGRGDEWTSLPNNPERFDTEPEKLRPWLWVGMDSWLKLRP